The following proteins come from a genomic window of Paramicrobacterium humi:
- a CDS encoding carbohydrate ABC transporter permease: MSLTAQADLPAKERVSRWVNAHRKWLFAAPAMIFTAILIGFPIGWTIYLSLTDAKGSVRRPADFIGIENYIEVLGDVDRFWPAVLRTGVFTFGALAVELVAGMLIALLLWRPFKAQRWVRVAILLPFVATPVAIAMMWRLIFEPNIGFANQFLSWFGIPPQPWFSEPATTLPTLIFVDIWEFTPMIAIILLAGLTSLSDEPDEAARIDGANAWQRFWFVTLPLLRPVVLVAILLRSIDALKTFDLLYVVKGQGGGSFHEAETLNIYVYGLSFQYNDFGTASAVLIIFFLMILLIMWLLTFRGKGAKL, from the coding sequence ATGTCTCTGACCGCACAGGCGGACCTGCCCGCAAAAGAGCGGGTCTCTCGCTGGGTGAACGCGCACCGCAAGTGGCTGTTCGCGGCGCCGGCGATGATCTTCACGGCCATCCTGATCGGATTCCCGATCGGCTGGACCATCTATTTGAGCCTCACCGACGCCAAAGGCTCCGTCCGGCGTCCCGCCGACTTCATCGGCATCGAGAACTACATCGAGGTGCTCGGCGACGTCGACAGATTCTGGCCCGCCGTCCTGCGCACGGGCGTCTTCACGTTCGGCGCACTCGCCGTCGAACTCGTCGCGGGAATGCTCATCGCCCTTCTGCTCTGGCGGCCGTTCAAGGCGCAGCGCTGGGTGCGCGTCGCGATCCTGCTCCCGTTCGTCGCGACGCCCGTCGCGATCGCGATGATGTGGCGACTGATCTTCGAGCCGAACATCGGGTTCGCGAACCAGTTCCTGTCCTGGTTCGGCATCCCGCCCCAACCCTGGTTCTCCGAACCGGCCACGACGCTCCCGACGCTGATCTTCGTCGATATCTGGGAGTTCACCCCGATGATCGCGATAATCCTGCTCGCCGGGCTCACCTCCCTCTCCGACGAACCCGACGAGGCGGCGCGCATCGATGGCGCCAACGCGTGGCAGCGCTTCTGGTTCGTCACGCTCCCGCTGCTGCGGCCCGTCGTTCTCGTCGCGATCCTGCTGCGCTCGATCGACGCGCTCAAGACCTTCGACCTGCTCTACGTCGTGAAGGGCCAAGGCGGCGGGTCGTTCCATGAGGCCGAGACGCTCAACATCTACGTGTACGGCTTGAGCTTCCAGTACAACGACTTCGGAACGGCCTCCGCGGTTCTC
- a CDS encoding ABC transporter substrate-binding protein, with the protein MKHGSIKRLAALSVAALLTAGLAACSSGGGGGDEGSKTLNVTLANHVWTDVVKKKIKDFEKESGLKVVVNQLSEDQLADSYKVKLNAGSSDVDVMMYRPLQVGKLFGQNGYFADLTDKVKSDKDWNWSDFQAGPVGLTTYEDEVVGVPMITENEMLYYRKDLLEKAGLDVPGTMDELEAAAKAIKEQNPGVAGIVARSQASAAVTQFSGFLYSFGGDWVDGDGNSAIDSDAAKEAYAFYGKLLHDYGPDQISTDMSWPESAAIFAQGNAGFWVDASSLYENVYNPDKSKVGDQVGFAPFPEGPAGSKPYNVAAWALGINSASENQDNAWKFIKWATSPEMTLEIQKAGVPSARTSVWDDPEGTSSFPDELAKAIAENGKNGVGNDRPLVVGVAEAREIVGAPIVTAITGGDSDSAADEASKKFQQLLDDEK; encoded by the coding sequence ATGAAGCATGGATCGATAAAGCGACTCGCCGCCCTGTCGGTGGCGGCACTGCTCACGGCGGGACTCGCCGCCTGCAGCAGCGGCGGCGGGGGCGGCGACGAGGGGTCGAAGACCCTCAACGTGACGCTCGCCAACCACGTCTGGACCGATGTGGTCAAGAAGAAGATCAAGGACTTCGAGAAGGAGTCCGGACTCAAGGTCGTCGTCAATCAGCTGAGCGAGGATCAGCTCGCCGACAGCTACAAGGTCAAGCTCAACGCCGGATCGAGCGACGTCGACGTCATGATGTACCGCCCTCTCCAGGTGGGCAAGCTCTTCGGCCAGAACGGCTACTTCGCCGACCTGACCGACAAGGTGAAGAGCGACAAGGACTGGAACTGGAGCGACTTCCAGGCCGGCCCCGTCGGCCTGACGACGTACGAGGACGAGGTCGTCGGCGTGCCGATGATCACCGAGAACGAGATGCTCTACTACCGCAAGGATCTGCTCGAGAAGGCGGGGCTCGACGTTCCCGGCACCATGGACGAGCTTGAGGCGGCCGCCAAGGCGATAAAGGAGCAGAACCCGGGCGTCGCCGGCATCGTGGCACGCAGCCAGGCCTCTGCCGCGGTGACGCAGTTCTCCGGATTCCTGTACAGCTTCGGCGGGGACTGGGTCGACGGCGATGGCAACTCCGCCATCGACAGCGACGCCGCCAAGGAGGCGTACGCGTTCTACGGGAAGCTCCTGCACGACTACGGTCCTGACCAGATCAGCACCGACATGAGCTGGCCCGAGTCGGCGGCCATCTTCGCGCAGGGCAACGCCGGATTCTGGGTCGATGCCTCGAGCCTGTACGAGAACGTGTACAACCCGGACAAGTCGAAGGTCGGCGACCAGGTCGGCTTCGCTCCGTTCCCCGAGGGACCCGCCGGATCCAAGCCGTACAACGTTGCCGCGTGGGCCCTTGGCATCAACTCGGCGTCGGAGAACCAGGACAACGCGTGGAAGTTCATCAAGTGGGCGACGAGCCCCGAGATGACACTCGAGATCCAGAAGGCGGGCGTGCCGAGTGCGCGCACTTCGGTCTGGGACGACCCGGAAGGCACTTCGAGCTTCCCTGACGAGCTCGCGAAGGCCATCGCCGAGAACGGCAAGAACGGTGTCGGCAACGACCGGCCGCTCGTCGTCGGAGTGGCCGAGGCTCGTGAGATCGTTGGTGCGCCCATCGTGACGGCGATAACGGGAGGCGACTCCGACTCCGCCGCCGACGAGGCGAGCAAGAAGTTCCAGCAGCTGCTGGACGACGAGAAGTAG
- a CDS encoding SDR family NAD(P)-dependent oxidoreductase, with the protein MQIDLGGKVAIVTGAGRGIGREITLALAREGVITVALDLNSTDLENLSREVEAITPDAMHAVCDVRDADGIRSIVDTASENLGGIDILVNNAGVVGDALVDELDEGTWDLIQDVNVKGTFLMCRAVIPHMKRRGSGRIINAASFAAISPRVGSIAYATSKAAVAHFTRGLAGEVGPWNITVNAYAPGMIPTAMNHFAELPDDKKAELLDTLTLRRWGSAADIANLICFLSSDQASYITGTLIDVSGGKLATQIPSEAYDRFNAYGEEGVDPA; encoded by the coding sequence ATGCAGATAGATCTAGGCGGCAAGGTCGCCATCGTCACCGGAGCCGGCAGGGGCATCGGCCGGGAGATCACCCTCGCGCTCGCGAGGGAAGGCGTCATCACCGTCGCCCTCGACCTGAACTCGACGGACCTCGAGAACCTCTCACGCGAGGTCGAGGCCATCACGCCCGACGCCATGCACGCGGTGTGCGACGTTCGAGACGCCGACGGGATCCGCTCGATCGTTGACACGGCGAGCGAGAACCTCGGAGGGATCGACATCCTCGTCAACAATGCGGGCGTCGTCGGCGACGCCCTCGTCGACGAACTCGACGAGGGAACGTGGGATCTCATTCAGGACGTCAACGTCAAGGGCACCTTCCTGATGTGCCGCGCGGTGATCCCGCACATGAAGCGACGTGGTTCAGGGCGCATCATCAACGCGGCATCCTTCGCCGCGATATCGCCGCGCGTCGGGAGCATCGCGTACGCCACGTCGAAGGCCGCCGTCGCGCACTTCACCCGCGGGCTCGCGGGTGAAGTCGGGCCGTGGAACATCACCGTCAACGCGTATGCGCCGGGCATGATCCCGACGGCGATGAACCACTTCGCGGAGCTGCCCGACGACAAGAAGGCCGAGCTTCTCGACACGCTCACGCTTCGCCGCTGGGGCAGCGCCGCTGACATCGCGAACCTCATCTGCTTTCTCAGCTCCGATCAGGCCTCGTACATCACCGGCACCCTCATCGACGTGAGCGGAGGGAAGCTCGCGACCCAGATCCCGTCTGAGGCGTATGACCGATTCAACGCGTACGGCGAGGAGGGCGTCGATCCGGCATGA
- a CDS encoding FadR/GntR family transcriptional regulator, which produces MSDSPADPGPHGLAPVSSRYGLQRGNGLYDRVVADVGGRIVSGELAPGTTIYVDQVCEQLGISRSVVREAMRTLSAMGLVESRPQRGTRVQPREAWDLLNPRIVEWRGEGPEYLQQMLELLELRLGVEQAAAHFAAERMSDQARTEIVAAGHLMQRSFEQQDAYTFFCADAEIHRLMLEGSGNAVIAQFAGTVTTALRIRGSHESRSYSAAQSLDARSANRHLQLAEALAAHDAAAAQNAVSAIIFATLAETEHILAVRRQDRPRAR; this is translated from the coding sequence ATGAGCGATTCGCCAGCCGACCCTGGACCGCACGGGCTCGCGCCCGTCAGCTCGCGCTACGGCCTGCAGCGCGGCAACGGGCTGTATGACCGCGTCGTCGCGGACGTCGGAGGGCGCATCGTGTCGGGGGAACTCGCGCCGGGCACGACGATCTACGTCGACCAGGTCTGCGAGCAGCTCGGCATCTCGCGCTCGGTCGTGCGCGAGGCGATGCGCACACTGAGCGCGATGGGGCTCGTGGAGTCAAGACCGCAGCGCGGCACCCGCGTGCAGCCGCGTGAAGCGTGGGATCTGCTCAACCCCCGGATCGTCGAGTGGCGGGGCGAGGGACCGGAGTACCTGCAGCAGATGCTCGAGCTGCTCGAGCTCCGGCTGGGGGTGGAGCAGGCGGCAGCGCACTTCGCGGCCGAGCGCATGAGCGACCAGGCGCGCACCGAGATCGTCGCCGCGGGGCACCTCATGCAGCGCAGCTTCGAGCAGCAGGACGCGTACACCTTCTTTTGCGCCGACGCGGAGATCCACCGGCTCATGCTCGAGGGCAGCGGCAACGCCGTGATTGCGCAGTTCGCCGGGACGGTCACGACGGCGCTGCGCATTCGCGGCAGCCATGAGTCGCGCTCATACTCCGCCGCGCAGAGCCTTGACGCTCGTTCGGCGAATCGGCACCTTCAGCTGGCCGAGGCCCTTGCGGCGCACGACGCTGCGGCGGCGCAGAACGCGGTGTCCGCGATCATCTTCGCGACGCTCGCGGAGACCGAGCACATCCTCGCGGTGCGCCGGCAGGATCGCCCGCGAGCACGCTGA
- a CDS encoding SDR family oxidoreductase, which yields MSSTVTWIVGATSGVGRSSALALAASDRTLVLSGRRASVLEEVCASVRERGGTAVAVPMDAADAASTAAALERIASEHGTITEAVFCAGLNVAKRHWDQLEIAEFQAVVETNLTSVARGISGILPGMREAGGGRVVVISSWAGWTYGRGAGVAYSASKTALRPLTESLNDQESANGISASLICPGDIDTEFVDKRPTVPDAAARSRMLTPDDVARAVRFVLDSPREVCINELVVSPVNSHSYGK from the coding sequence ATGAGCAGCACCGTCACCTGGATCGTCGGAGCCACGTCGGGGGTCGGCCGATCGAGCGCGCTCGCGCTGGCGGCATCCGATCGAACGCTCGTGCTCAGCGGGCGCCGCGCCTCCGTGCTCGAGGAGGTGTGCGCGAGCGTGCGCGAACGCGGCGGCACCGCCGTCGCCGTGCCGATGGATGCGGCGGACGCCGCGTCGACGGCCGCGGCGCTCGAGCGCATTGCCAGTGAGCATGGCACGATCACCGAGGCCGTGTTCTGCGCGGGACTCAACGTCGCGAAGCGCCACTGGGACCAGCTCGAGATCGCCGAGTTCCAAGCGGTGGTCGAAACCAACCTCACATCCGTCGCGCGCGGCATCAGCGGCATCCTGCCCGGAATGCGGGAGGCCGGCGGCGGCCGCGTCGTGGTCATCTCATCGTGGGCCGGCTGGACCTACGGCCGCGGCGCCGGCGTCGCCTACTCGGCGAGCAAGACCGCGCTGCGGCCGCTCACCGAGTCGCTCAACGACCAGGAGAGCGCGAACGGCATCAGCGCGAGCCTCATCTGCCCGGGCGACATCGACACGGAGTTCGTCGACAAGCGGCCGACGGTTCCGGATGCCGCTGCGCGCAGCCGCATGCTGACACCGGATGACGTCGCACGCGCCGTGCGGTTCGTTCTCGACTCGCCGCGAGAGGTCTGCATCAACGAACTCGTCGTCTCGCCCGTGAACAGCCACTCCTACGGCAAGTGA
- a CDS encoding RluA family pseudouridine synthase produces MPRSPLPQRHGLDAAWIRTPRERHWATMRDHLVERMPRLAPDRIDEMLDERAFVDDGGTPFAVDAPYRPHTFVWFHRDLPDEVEVPFEIEVLHRDERIVVIDKPHFLSTIPRGRHVQQSVVVRARRALGLPHLVPAHRLDRVTAGVLLLTTEPQWRGAYQSMFEQRTLEKEYEAVAAAPGELSFPATVRSHIVKQRGVMQAFEIEGAPPNAETRIELIGERGDRGLYRAVPHTGKTHQIRLHMTALGLPIIGDPFYPVVTDVAVDDFSAPLQLLAKTLRFVDPVDGAAREFTSRRILDAWQAAQPE; encoded by the coding sequence GTGCCTCGTTCGCCCCTGCCGCAGCGCCACGGGCTCGACGCTGCCTGGATTCGCACGCCGCGCGAGCGGCACTGGGCGACGATGCGCGATCACCTCGTCGAGCGGATGCCGCGACTCGCGCCCGATCGCATCGACGAGATGTTGGACGAACGCGCCTTCGTCGATGACGGCGGGACGCCGTTCGCGGTGGACGCCCCGTATCGACCGCACACGTTCGTCTGGTTCCACCGCGACCTGCCCGACGAGGTCGAGGTGCCGTTCGAGATCGAGGTGCTGCACCGCGACGAGCGCATCGTCGTGATCGACAAACCGCACTTCCTTTCCACCATTCCTCGTGGACGGCACGTGCAGCAGAGCGTCGTCGTGCGCGCCCGGCGAGCGCTCGGGCTGCCGCACCTCGTGCCGGCGCACCGCCTCGACCGGGTCACGGCGGGGGTGCTGCTGCTCACGACGGAGCCGCAGTGGCGCGGCGCCTACCAGTCGATGTTCGAGCAGCGCACGCTCGAGAAGGAGTACGAGGCCGTCGCCGCCGCGCCGGGCGAGCTGTCGTTTCCGGCCACGGTGCGCAGCCATATCGTCAAGCAGCGCGGCGTCATGCAGGCATTCGAGATCGAAGGCGCGCCCCCGAACGCCGAAACGCGCATCGAGCTGATCGGCGAGCGCGGTGATCGGGGGCTCTATCGCGCCGTGCCGCACACGGGGAAGACGCACCAGATCCGCCTGCACATGACAGCGCTCGGGCTGCCGATCATCGGCGACCCGTTCTACCCCGTCGTCACCGACGTCGCCGTCGACGACTTCTCGGCGCCGCTGCAGCTGCTCGCGAAGACGCTGCGGTTCGTCGATCCGGTCGACGGCGCGGCGCGCGAGTTCACGAGCCGGCGCATCCTCGACGCGTGGCAGGCGGCGCAGCCCGAGTAG
- a CDS encoding FadR/GntR family transcriptional regulator: MADEKRAWQTVLSHVEAALLDGTLAPGQRLPGERALATELGVGRSSVREALRVLEVLGLVRTAAGSGPHAGAMIVATPRGGMSTLLRLQVAASGFARRDVVATRLLLETAVAAELAQQAQPDLAAADEMLGAMAASDLAPAEFLALDAQFHLALAEASGNTVVAAVMAGLRTAIESYVLEGSEGIADWPATVERLRAEHRRIVDAIRAADPVAAREHMHDHITGYYAQITP; the protein is encoded by the coding sequence GTGGCTGACGAGAAGCGCGCATGGCAGACGGTGCTCTCTCATGTCGAGGCGGCGCTGCTCGATGGAACGCTCGCTCCCGGCCAGCGGCTGCCGGGCGAGCGCGCGCTCGCGACCGAGCTCGGCGTCGGCCGTTCGAGCGTGCGCGAGGCGCTTCGCGTGCTCGAAGTGCTCGGCCTCGTGCGCACGGCCGCCGGATCAGGCCCCCACGCGGGAGCGATGATCGTCGCGACCCCGCGCGGCGGAATGTCGACGCTGCTTCGCCTCCAGGTCGCCGCAAGCGGATTCGCCAGGCGCGACGTCGTCGCCACGCGACTGCTGCTCGAGACCGCGGTCGCCGCCGAGCTCGCCCAGCAGGCGCAGCCCGATCTCGCGGCGGCCGACGAGATGCTCGGCGCCATGGCGGCATCCGATCTCGCCCCCGCCGAGTTCCTCGCTCTCGACGCCCAGTTTCACCTCGCTCTCGCCGAGGCGTCGGGCAACACCGTCGTCGCGGCGGTCATGGCCGGACTGCGCACGGCCATCGAATCGTACGTGCTCGAAGGCAGCGAAGGCATCGCCGACTGGCCAGCGACGGTCGAGCGGCTGCGTGCCGAGCACCGCCGCATCGTCGACGCCATCCGCGCCGCCGACCCCGTCGCCGCGCGAGAGCACATGCACGACCACATCACCGGGTACTACGCCCAGATCACCCCTTGA
- a CDS encoding alpha-hydroxy acid oxidase, whose amino-acid sequence MVTRQLPKPAEIFELMQFKKPDLNARRRRLDAALTIADLRAIAKRRTPRAAFDYTEGAAEGEISLARARQAFEDVEFHPSILRPATDVDTSTTVLGGPSALPFGIAPTGFTRLMQTEGEVAGAGAAGAAGIPFTLSTLGTTSIEGVKEANPHGRNWFQLYVMRDREISYGLTRRAAAAGFDTLFFTVDTPVAGARLRDKRNGFSIPPQLTPKTILNAIPRPWWWIDFLTTPKLEFASLTTTGGTVGELLDAAMDPTISFEDLEVIRGMWPGKIVIKGVQNIEDSKKLVDLGVDGIVLSNHGGRQLDRAPIPFHLLPHVVREVGRDATVMVDTGIMNGADIVASIALGAKFTLVGRAYLYGLMAGGRQGVDRMIAILRSEIERTMKLLGVSSLEELTPAHVTQLTRLSPVTKDAALAAESASASAAAEK is encoded by the coding sequence ATGGTCACTCGACAGCTGCCGAAGCCCGCGGAGATCTTCGAGCTCATGCAGTTCAAGAAGCCCGATCTGAACGCCCGCCGACGCCGTCTCGACGCCGCGCTCACGATCGCGGACCTGCGAGCGATCGCGAAGCGCCGAACACCGCGGGCGGCATTCGACTACACCGAGGGGGCGGCGGAAGGCGAGATCTCGCTCGCCCGCGCCCGCCAGGCGTTCGAGGACGTCGAGTTCCACCCGTCGATCTTGCGGCCTGCGACCGACGTCGACACGTCGACGACGGTTCTCGGCGGTCCGAGCGCGCTGCCGTTCGGCATCGCCCCAACGGGCTTCACGCGCCTCATGCAGACGGAAGGCGAAGTCGCCGGAGCCGGCGCGGCAGGGGCCGCCGGCATCCCGTTCACCCTCTCCACTCTCGGCACGACGTCGATCGAGGGAGTGAAGGAGGCGAACCCGCACGGCCGAAACTGGTTCCAGCTGTACGTCATGCGCGACCGCGAGATCTCGTACGGTCTCACCCGCCGCGCCGCTGCCGCCGGCTTCGACACGCTGTTCTTCACCGTCGACACTCCGGTCGCGGGCGCGCGCCTGCGCGACAAGCGCAACGGATTCTCGATCCCGCCGCAGCTCACGCCGAAGACGATCCTCAACGCGATCCCGCGGCCGTGGTGGTGGATCGACTTCCTCACGACGCCGAAGCTCGAGTTCGCGTCGCTCACGACGACGGGCGGAACCGTCGGCGAGCTTCTCGACGCGGCGATGGACCCGACGATCAGCTTCGAAGACCTCGAGGTGATCCGCGGCATGTGGCCCGGAAAGATCGTGATCAAGGGCGTGCAGAACATCGAGGACTCGAAGAAGCTCGTCGACCTCGGCGTCGACGGCATCGTGCTCTCGAACCACGGCGGCCGTCAGCTCGACCGTGCACCGATTCCGTTCCACCTGCTGCCGCACGTCGTGCGCGAGGTCGGCCGCGATGCGACGGTCATGGTCGACACGGGCATCATGAACGGCGCCGACATCGTCGCGTCGATCGCGCTCGGCGCGAAGTTCACGCTCGTCGGTCGCGCCTACCTGTACGGCCTCATGGCCGGTGGCCGTCAGGGCGTCGACAGGATGATCGCGATTCTGCGCAGCGAGATCGAGCGCACGATGAAGCTGCTCGGCGTCTCCTCGCTCGAAGAGCTGACGCCGGCCCACGTGACGCAGCTCACGCGGCTGTCGCCGGTGACGAAGGATGCCGCTCTCGCCGCCGAGTCGGCGTCGGCGAGCGCCGCGGCCGAGAAGTAG
- a CDS encoding general stress protein, translated as MSSPSFSGQNPMPSVPSNVLAEFGDYAGAQALVDRLSDGGFPVEHVRIVGEGVRIVEQVTGRLTKGRAALLGAGSGAWFGLLIGIVLGFFVIGPAWIGALLLGLVIGAIWGAIFGFFAHWATRGRRDFSSVRGLEAERYAVLVAVEHFAEAQRVVGGPAKSV; from the coding sequence GTGTCTTCACCATCCTTCTCCGGCCAGAACCCCATGCCGTCCGTTCCGTCGAACGTCCTCGCTGAATTCGGCGACTACGCCGGCGCGCAAGCGCTCGTCGATCGGCTCTCCGACGGCGGATTCCCCGTCGAGCACGTGCGCATCGTCGGCGAAGGCGTGCGCATCGTCGAGCAGGTCACCGGCCGACTCACGAAGGGGCGCGCGGCGCTGCTCGGCGCGGGAAGCGGCGCCTGGTTCGGCCTGCTCATCGGCATCGTTCTCGGCTTCTTCGTCATCGGCCCAGCCTGGATCGGCGCCTTGCTTCTCGGGCTCGTCATCGGGGCCATCTGGGGCGCCATCTTCGGTTTCTTCGCGCACTGGGCGACCAGGGGCCGGCGTGATTTCAGCAGCGTGCGCGGGCTCGAAGCCGAGCGCTACGCCGTGCTCGTCGCTGTCGAGCATTTCGCCGAGGCGCAGCGCGTCGTCGGCGGCCCCGCGAAGTCGGTGTGA
- a CDS encoding GNAT family N-acetyltransferase, with product MLSLRSWRPQDAATLHDIAAATRDLALQTAGARLTTIDECESFIAERLPCTASVVNLAIAEDDVPVGNVGLSNIEYSHGTAWAYYWLAEGARGRGLATRALASIAQWAFTEQALHRLELGHRVNNPASCGVATRAGFATEGVEREKLRYGTERFDVERHARLATDAAPQIEPIRVEA from the coding sequence GTGCTCTCTCTTCGTTCGTGGCGTCCGCAGGACGCGGCCACGTTGCACGATATCGCCGCCGCGACCCGTGACCTCGCCCTGCAGACCGCTGGGGCGCGGCTCACGACGATCGACGAGTGCGAGTCATTCATCGCGGAGCGACTGCCGTGCACGGCATCCGTCGTCAATCTCGCGATCGCGGAAGACGACGTGCCCGTCGGGAACGTCGGCCTGAGCAACATCGAATACAGTCACGGGACCGCGTGGGCGTATTACTGGCTCGCGGAGGGAGCACGCGGGCGTGGTCTCGCGACGCGGGCGCTCGCGAGCATCGCACAGTGGGCGTTCACCGAACAGGCGCTGCATCGCCTCGAACTCGGGCACCGCGTGAACAATCCGGCCTCGTGCGGCGTCGCGACGCGGGCCGGCTTCGCGACGGAAGGCGTCGAGCGCGAGAAGCTGCGTTACGGCACCGAGCGCTTCGACGTCGAGCGCCACGCCCGGCTCGCGACGGATGCCGCGCCGCAGATCGAACCCATCCGCGTCGAGGCGTGA
- a CDS encoding type II toxin-antitoxin system death-on-curing family toxin yields the protein MTEFLEIEDALQVVKRLGFHVRDLGLLASAVVRPSMSVFGEDAYPRLNDKAAALLESLARSHALIDGNKRSAWTIMRTFLWINGFRLTFTTEESFDLVIGVASGKLPLDESSALITRHLVRVER from the coding sequence GTGACTGAATTTCTGGAGATCGAAGACGCGCTGCAGGTCGTCAAGCGGCTCGGTTTTCACGTGCGCGATCTCGGTCTGCTTGCATCGGCGGTCGTGCGCCCTTCGATGTCGGTCTTCGGTGAGGACGCATATCCCAGGTTGAACGACAAAGCGGCGGCCCTGCTGGAGTCGTTGGCCCGCAGCCACGCGCTCATCGACGGAAACAAGCGCAGCGCATGGACGATCATGCGCACCTTCCTCTGGATCAACGGATTCAGGCTCACGTTCACAACCGAAGAGAGTTTTGATCTCGTGATCGGCGTGGCCTCGGGCAAGCTCCCATTGGACGAGTCATCCGCCCTCATCACTCGGCATCTCGTGCGCGTCGAGCGGTAG
- a CDS encoding ribbon-helix-helix protein, CopG family: MAINVRLPEALDRKLEQLAAAEHVSKHALLLQGAELVVQRHARRIAVDEAIDDVLDRDAALLERLADA; this comes from the coding sequence ATGGCGATAAATGTCAGACTGCCAGAAGCGCTGGATCGCAAGCTCGAACAGCTCGCAGCGGCTGAGCATGTCTCGAAGCACGCGCTCCTTCTGCAGGGCGCCGAGCTTGTCGTTCAGCGTCATGCGCGAAGAATCGCCGTGGACGAGGCGATCGATGATGTGCTCGACCGTGACGCGGCCTTGCTCGAGCGGCTTGCGGACGCGTGA
- a CDS encoding polyprenol monophosphomannose synthase, with protein MTATLVLIPTYNERANLAAIVRRVHTAVPDADILIVDDASPDGTGLIADELAASDERVHVLHRPGKQGLGAAYADAFRWGLERDYDRLVEMDADGSHQPEQLPALLEASRAGADLVLGSRWLPGGGIENWPWHRRLLSRGGSAYARTVLGLPYRDVTGGFRVFTADALRRIRRDDVHSQGYGFQVDMLWHAHRAGLRIVEVPITFIERTQGRSKMTTGIVFEAMWRVTLWGLRNVPARFRRAADVQRP; from the coding sequence GTGACCGCGACGCTCGTTCTCATCCCCACCTACAACGAGCGCGCCAATCTCGCGGCGATCGTGCGTCGCGTGCACACGGCGGTGCCCGACGCCGATATTCTCATCGTCGACGACGCGTCCCCCGACGGCACGGGACTGATCGCCGATGAGCTCGCGGCATCCGATGAGCGCGTGCACGTGCTGCACCGGCCCGGCAAGCAGGGTCTCGGCGCCGCCTACGCTGACGCATTCCGGTGGGGGCTCGAGCGCGACTACGACCGGCTCGTCGAGATGGACGCCGACGGCTCGCACCAGCCCGAGCAGCTGCCCGCTCTGCTGGAAGCGTCGCGTGCCGGCGCCGACCTCGTTCTCGGTTCGCGCTGGCTTCCGGGCGGCGGCATCGAGAACTGGCCCTGGCACCGCCGCCTGCTGTCGCGCGGCGGCAGCGCCTACGCGCGCACCGTGCTCGGGCTGCCGTACCGAGATGTCACCGGCGGATTCCGCGTGTTCACGGCAGACGCCCTGCGGCGGATCCGCCGAGACGACGTGCACAGCCAGGGCTACGGCTTCCAGGTCGACATGCTGTGGCACGCTCACCGCGCCGGACTGCGCATCGTCGAGGTGCCGATAACGTTCATCGAGCGCACGCAGGGTCGGTCGAAGATGACGACGGGCATCGTGTTCGAGGCTATGTGGCGCGTCACCCTCTGGGGGCTCCGGAACGTTCCCGCGAGGTTCCGGAGGGCGGCGGACGTTCAGCGGCCCTAG